A genomic region of Barnesiella viscericola DSM 18177 contains the following coding sequences:
- the panD gene encoding aspartate 1-decarboxylase: protein MLIEVVKSKIHRVTVTQADLNYIGSITIDEDLMDAANIIANEKVSIVNNNNGERFETYVIKGERGSGVVCLNGAAARKVQPGDIVIIMAYALMTPEEAREFTPAVVFPDTATNKLI, encoded by the coding sequence ATGCTTATAGAGGTCGTAAAATCAAAAATTCACAGAGTAACTGTTACTCAGGCCGATTTGAACTACATCGGCAGTATCACCATCGACGAGGATTTGATGGACGCGGCAAACATTATCGCCAATGAGAAGGTCTCGATTGTGAACAACAATAACGGCGAGCGATTCGAGACCTATGTCATCAAGGGCGAACGAGGTTCGGGAGTCGTATGCCTCAACGGAGCGGCTGCCCGCAAGGTGCAACCGGGCGATATTGTCATCATCATGGCCTATGCCCTGATGACGCCCGAGGAGGCTCGTGAGTTTACCCCGGCTGTCGTCTTCCCCGACACGGCTACCAACAAATTGATATAA
- the panC gene encoding pantoate--beta-alanine ligase: MKVFTTIAELRQQLDSDRNAGKTIGLVPTMGALHNGHLQLVKTSVANNDVTVVSIFVNPTQFNDKNDLRLYPRTLDKDCALLETVNCTYAFAPSVEEMYPTEDTRVFNLGLVAEVMEGKYRPGHFNGVAQIVSKLFDIVRPDNAYFGEKDFQQIAVIRAMAAQLGYTFNIVAVPIVREPDGLALSSRNTRLTESQRRNAPKIAETLFKSRTFAASHSVKETIDEVVNTLNAIPEMRVEYYEIVDGNTLQPVTDWNDSDYIVGCITVYDGEVRLIDNIAYRRSEK; encoded by the coding sequence ATGAAAGTATTCACAACAATCGCCGAATTGCGCCAACAGCTTGATTCGGACAGGAATGCCGGTAAAACGATAGGACTTGTACCGACAATGGGTGCCCTGCACAACGGGCATTTGCAACTGGTAAAGACCAGCGTCGCCAACAACGACGTGACGGTGGTGAGTATATTTGTCAACCCTACCCAATTCAACGATAAAAACGATTTGCGGCTCTATCCCCGCACGCTCGATAAGGACTGTGCTCTACTCGAGACAGTCAACTGCACCTATGCCTTTGCCCCTTCGGTCGAGGAGATGTACCCCACCGAAGACACCCGGGTGTTCAATCTGGGGCTTGTAGCCGAGGTGATGGAGGGCAAGTATCGTCCGGGGCACTTCAACGGGGTAGCTCAAATCGTGAGCAAGCTCTTTGACATCGTCCGCCCCGACAATGCCTATTTCGGCGAAAAGGATTTCCAGCAGATTGCCGTAATCCGGGCCATGGCTGCCCAATTGGGCTACACCTTCAACATCGTGGCCGTGCCCATCGTGCGCGAACCCGACGGTCTGGCACTGAGCAGCCGCAACACCCGGCTGACCGAGTCGCAACGAAGAAATGCACCCAAAATAGCCGAGACTTTGTTTAAAAGTCGTACCTTTGCCGCCAGTCATTCGGTGAAGGAGACTATCGACGAAGTGGTCAACACCCTCAACGCCATTCCCGAGATGCGCGTAGAATACTACGAGATTGTCGACGGAAACACGTTACAACCCGTTACCGACTGGAACGACTCGGACTACATCGTGGGTTGCATCACGGTATACGACGGTGAGGTGCGGCTAATCGACAACATCGCTTATCGACGTTCCGAAAAATAA
- the ffh gene encoding signal recognition particle protein, protein MFENLSERLERSFKILKGEGKITEINVAETLKDVRRALLDADVNYKVAKQFTDTVKAKALGQNVLTAVKPGQLMVKIVHDELAALMGGETADLNLSQNPSIILMSGLQGSGKTTFSAKLAKMLKSKKAKRPLLVACDVYRPAAIEQLKVLGEQIEVPVYTEPDSKDAVSIAANAVKYAKDNHLDLVIVDTAGRLAIDEQMMNEIEAIKKKINPTEILFVVDAMTGQDAVNTAKEFNDRLDFNGVVLTKLDGDTRGGAALSIRTVVDKPIKFIGTGEKLEAIDYFHPARMADRILGMGDIVSLVERAQEQYDEEEAKRLQKKIAKNQFDFNDFLSQIQQIKKMGNLKDLASMIPGVGKAIKDLDIDDNAFKSIEAIIYSMTPKERSNPELLNGSRRQRIAAGSGTSIQEVNRLVKQFDQTRKMMRMVTQNKGAMMKGFRRK, encoded by the coding sequence ATGTTTGAAAACCTTAGTGAAAGACTTGAACGGTCTTTTAAAATATTGAAGGGTGAAGGCAAAATCACCGAAATCAACGTGGCCGAGACGCTCAAAGATGTGCGCCGTGCCCTGCTCGATGCCGACGTCAACTACAAAGTAGCCAAGCAATTTACCGATACCGTAAAGGCCAAGGCGCTGGGACAAAACGTGCTCACCGCCGTGAAGCCGGGACAGTTGATGGTCAAAATCGTGCACGACGAACTGGCTGCCCTGATGGGTGGCGAAACGGCCGACCTCAACCTGTCGCAAAACCCATCGATTATCCTCATGTCGGGTCTGCAAGGTTCGGGTAAGACAACCTTCTCGGCCAAGTTGGCCAAGATGTTGAAATCGAAGAAGGCCAAACGCCCCTTGCTCGTGGCCTGCGACGTGTACCGTCCTGCCGCTATCGAGCAGTTGAAGGTGCTGGGCGAGCAAATCGAGGTTCCCGTTTACACCGAGCCCGACAGCAAGGACGCCGTGAGCATCGCCGCCAACGCCGTGAAATATGCCAAGGACAACCACCTCGACCTGGTCATTGTCGATACCGCCGGCCGCTTGGCCATCGACGAGCAGATGATGAACGAAATCGAGGCCATCAAGAAGAAAATCAACCCCACCGAAATCCTGTTCGTGGTCGACGCCATGACCGGTCAGGACGCGGTCAACACGGCCAAGGAGTTCAACGACCGGCTCGATTTCAACGGTGTGGTTCTGACCAAGCTCGACGGTGATACCCGTGGTGGTGCCGCCCTCTCTATCCGCACGGTGGTCGACAAGCCCATCAAGTTTATCGGTACCGGCGAGAAGCTCGAAGCCATCGACTACTTCCACCCCGCCCGTATGGCCGACCGTATCCTGGGTATGGGCGATATCGTTTCGCTGGTTGAGCGGGCCCAAGAGCAATACGACGAGGAGGAGGCCAAACGGCTGCAAAAGAAGATTGCCAAGAACCAGTTCGACTTCAACGACTTCCTCAGCCAGATTCAGCAAATCAAGAAGATGGGTAACCTCAAAGACCTGGCCTCGATGATCCCGGGTGTGGGCAAAGCCATCAAGGACCTTGACATTGACGACAACGCCTTCAAGAGCATCGAAGCCATCATCTACTCGATGACTCCCAAGGAGCGCAGCAATCCCGAGTTGCTCAACGGCAGCCGCCGCCAACGCATCGCCGCCGGTAGCGGCACCTCGATACAGGAGGTCAACCGACTGGTCAAGCAGTTTGACCAAACGCGCAAGATGATGCGCATGGTTACCCAAAACAAGGGCGCCATGATGAAGGGATTCAGACGAAAATAA
- the folD gene encoding bifunctional methylenetetrahydrofolate dehydrogenase/methenyltetrahydrofolate cyclohydrolase FolD, with protein sequence MQLIDGKAVADRIKQEIAQEVAEICNAGGKRPHLAAILVGHDGGSETYVAHKVKACEQCGFKSTLVRYESDVTEEELLRKVDELNNDPDIDGFIVQLPLPKHISEQKVIEAIDYRKDVDGFHPVNVGRMSIGLPCFVSATPAGIMELLARYNIETKGKHCVVLGRSNIVGKPVATLMMQKAYPGNATVTVCHSATTNIKEICRTADIIIAALGSPEFVTADMVKEGAVIIDVGTTRVPDASKKSGFKLTGDVKFSEVAPLCSYITPVPGGVGPMTIVSLMRNTLLAGKKAIYK encoded by the coding sequence ATGCAACTAATCGATGGAAAAGCGGTGGCCGACCGCATCAAACAAGAAATTGCCCAGGAGGTAGCCGAGATCTGCAATGCAGGAGGCAAACGCCCTCACCTGGCAGCCATTCTGGTAGGACACGACGGCGGTAGTGAAACTTATGTGGCTCACAAAGTGAAAGCCTGCGAACAGTGCGGATTCAAGTCGACACTCGTCCGCTACGAAAGCGACGTGACCGAAGAGGAGCTGCTGCGCAAGGTCGACGAACTGAACAACGACCCCGATATCGACGGATTCATCGTGCAACTGCCTCTGCCCAAACACATCTCGGAACAGAAGGTAATCGAGGCCATCGACTACCGCAAAGATGTCGACGGCTTCCACCCCGTAAACGTAGGCCGCATGTCGATAGGGCTGCCCTGTTTCGTATCGGCTACGCCGGCCGGTATCATGGAGTTGCTGGCCCGCTACAACATCGAGACCAAAGGGAAACACTGCGTGGTGCTGGGCCGCAGCAACATCGTGGGTAAACCCGTGGCCACGCTCATGATGCAAAAGGCCTATCCGGGCAACGCCACCGTCACCGTATGCCACAGCGCTACGACCAACATCAAGGAGATTTGCCGCACGGCCGACATCATCATCGCTGCCCTCGGCTCACCCGAATTTGTCACGGCCGACATGGTCAAGGAGGGGGCCGTCATCATCGACGTAGGTACCACCCGTGTGCCCGACGCCTCGAAAAAATCGGGCTTCAAACTCACCGGCGACGTGAAGTTCAGCGAGGTAGCGCCGCTCTGCTCCTACATCACCCCGGTACCCGGCGGCGTAGGTCCCATGACCATCGTCTCGCTCATGCGCAACACCCTGCTGGCCGGCAAGAAAGCCATCTATAAATAA
- a CDS encoding MATE family efflux transporter: protein MYSRKDIWGIALPILVSLFVQNLINITDTAFMGRVGQVELGASALAGVLYLAFYMVTFGFSTGAQILMARRNGEGKYQALGPIMGQGTLFLVLFSALLVGASLVWTPQLLKLLISSPAVCRAGEDYMEYRIFGLLFTSIGVMFRAFFVAITRTRVLMVNAVIMTVANVVFNYIFVFGNLGAPQMGIAGAALGSILAEASAALHFVLYTLFYVDREKYRLNGFHFESFRIIREILNVSVWSMILYFLTIGTWFLFFVAVEHLGELPLAISNIIRSTSTLLFMPVNAFGATACTLVSNAMGAHRADDVMPIVRRIIKMCYAIVLPLIALLCLFPQWILLIYTNDSSLIADCTGSVYVMSSFYLLSVPGNLLFQAVSGTGDTRMAFLIEMITIVFYTLAIYWIIVVSRVNISFCWTVEYVYWGFKLLLSILFFKKANWRAKKI from the coding sequence ATGTACAGCCGCAAAGATATATGGGGAATTGCGCTCCCCATCTTGGTCAGCCTTTTTGTTCAGAACCTCATCAACATCACCGACACCGCCTTCATGGGCCGTGTGGGACAAGTGGAGCTGGGAGCCTCGGCTTTGGCCGGTGTGCTTTACCTGGCCTTCTACATGGTTACCTTCGGATTCAGCACCGGGGCTCAGATACTCATGGCCCGACGCAACGGCGAGGGTAAATACCAGGCCCTGGGACCCATCATGGGACAGGGCACCCTGTTTCTGGTTCTCTTCTCGGCTCTGCTCGTGGGAGCTTCGCTCGTGTGGACCCCGCAGCTGCTCAAACTGCTCATCTCGTCACCGGCCGTATGCCGGGCAGGTGAAGACTACATGGAGTACCGCATCTTCGGGCTGCTGTTCACCTCGATAGGCGTGATGTTCCGAGCCTTCTTCGTGGCAATCACGCGCACCCGGGTGCTCATGGTCAACGCCGTTATCATGACAGTAGCCAACGTGGTGTTCAACTACATCTTCGTCTTCGGCAACCTCGGAGCCCCTCAGATGGGTATCGCCGGAGCCGCCCTGGGGTCGATACTGGCCGAAGCCTCGGCCGCATTGCACTTTGTGCTCTACACCCTCTTTTATGTCGACCGGGAGAAATACCGGCTCAACGGGTTCCATTTCGAGAGCTTCCGGATTATTCGCGAAATTCTCAACGTATCGGTATGGAGCATGATCCTCTACTTCCTTACCATCGGCACCTGGTTCCTCTTCTTCGTTGCCGTGGAACATCTGGGAGAACTGCCCTTGGCCATCTCGAATATCATACGCAGCACCTCTACCCTGCTGTTCATGCCGGTCAACGCCTTCGGAGCCACCGCCTGTACCCTGGTGAGCAACGCCATGGGGGCTCATCGGGCCGACGATGTGATGCCTATCGTGCGGCGCATCATCAAGATGTGCTACGCCATCGTGTTGCCGCTCATCGCCCTGCTCTGCCTCTTTCCCCAATGGATTCTGCTCATCTATACCAACGACAGTTCGCTCATAGCCGACTGCACGGGCTCGGTCTACGTCATGTCATCGTTCTACCTGCTGTCGGTACCGGGCAATCTGCTGTTCCAAGCCGTGTCGGGCACGGGCGACACCCGCATGGCCTTCCTCATCGAGATGATTACCATCGTCTTCTATACCCTGGCCATCTACTGGATTATCGTGGTGAGCCGGGTAAACATATCCTTCTGCTGGACCGTCGAGTATGTCTACTGGGGATTCAAACTTCTGCTATCCATACTCTTCTTCAAGAAGGCCAACTGGCGAGCCAAGAAAATATAA